One stretch of Cohnella algarum DNA includes these proteins:
- a CDS encoding acetyl-CoA carboxylase carboxyltransferase subunit alpha has translation MSTELPFEQPLDELRKKIEHLRRVGLDQNIDFSEELNRLEERYKKLEEEIYSQLTGAQIMHLARLHQRPTSLDYINLIFTDFIELHGDRLFADDLAIVGGLAKLNGVPVTVVGHQRGKDTKDNIQRFFGSPHPEGFRKALRFMQQANKFGRPIITFIDTKGAYPGDTAEMRGQSEAIARNLKEMALFGVPIICVVIGEGGSGGALALGVGNRVLMLENAIYSVISPNGAASILWKDASKAEQAAEAMKITAKDLKQFGIIDEIVPEPKGGAHRDPAASAEAVKTALWAQLEELSRMTAEQLIEDRYAKFRSIGRFASLEPV, from the coding sequence ATGTCAACTGAGCTGCCGTTCGAACAGCCGCTGGACGAGCTTCGCAAGAAAATCGAGCATCTGCGGCGTGTCGGCCTCGATCAAAATATCGATTTTTCGGAAGAGCTGAACCGGCTGGAGGAGCGCTACAAGAAGCTGGAGGAAGAAATCTACAGCCAATTGACCGGCGCGCAAATCATGCATCTGGCCCGGCTGCATCAGCGCCCGACTTCCCTTGATTATATCAATCTGATTTTTACCGACTTTATCGAGCTTCACGGCGACCGCCTGTTCGCGGACGATTTGGCGATCGTCGGCGGACTTGCCAAGCTGAACGGCGTTCCGGTCACGGTCGTCGGCCATCAGCGGGGGAAGGACACGAAGGACAACATTCAGCGGTTTTTCGGCAGTCCGCACCCGGAAGGGTTCCGCAAGGCGCTCCGGTTCATGCAGCAAGCGAACAAATTCGGACGCCCGATCATTACGTTCATCGATACGAAGGGCGCTTATCCCGGCGACACCGCCGAGATGCGCGGCCAATCCGAAGCCATCGCCCGCAACCTGAAGGAAATGGCGCTTTTCGGCGTGCCGATTATTTGCGTCGTCATCGGCGAAGGCGGAAGCGGCGGGGCGCTCGCTCTCGGCGTCGGCAACCGCGTCCTCATGCTCGAGAACGCGATTTATTCCGTCATTTCGCCCAACGGCGCGGCTTCGATTTTGTGGAAGGACGCGTCCAAGGCGGAGCAAGCCGCGGAAGCGATGAAGATCACGGCCAAGGATCTGAAGCAGTTCGGCATCATCGACGAGATCGTGCCCGAGCCGAAAGGCGGAGCGCACCGCGACCCCGCGGCCTCGGCCGAAGCGGTCAAGACGGCGCTGTGGGCGCAGCTTGAGGAGCTTTCGCGGATGACGGCCGAGCAGCTGATCGAGGATCGCTACGCCAAGTTTCGCAGCATCGGCCGATTCGCCTCCCTGGAGCCTGTTTGA
- the ppk1 gene encoding polyphosphate kinase 1: protein MTASKKYINRDLSWIEFNRRVLEEAEDATTPLLERFQFLSIVTSNLDEFMSVRVAGLKDQLRAGFNKPDFTGYTPQGLTKRLAKRINRMVKDQYKAYRELMRAIAKEGVVFVKWPDLTEEQKEELASYFQQIVYPVLTPMAVDSSRPFPLVHSKELYMAVVLRPDTEGDKQEERTYCAIVQVPSILPRTVPVPGRRGTRRHYFIMLEDLIKEQIGRLFSGYATEAVHAFRVTRNSDLTLNEEGAEDLLAEIEKELRRRRRGFPVRLEIEKGMHEDARELLADELELADDEIEEIDGPLDLSFLSRFAGSLPNAEHLRYPRVEPVYPAEFEETDDMLSAVRERDVLVYHPYESFEAVNDFISEAAEDPEVLAIKMTLYRVNANSILVQALAAAAESGKQVTVVVELKARFDEERNIAWARQLEKAGCHVVYGLVGLKTHAKITLVVRRENGLLRRYVHVGTGNYNENTARLYTDAGLFTCDPEIGEDASALFNEMTGYSTPHDWRSIAVAPSGLRPKLFELIDREIAFAREGKPARILAKMNSLSNQSIIDKLYEASAAGVKIDLIVRGVCCLRPGVPGLSENVRVISIVDRYLEHSRILAVGGGGKEEVFISSADWMTRNLIRRVELLCPVYDPGLKKMLVNLLELNLHDNVKARELQADGGYKRVAPKAGEAPLRSQFAAADILLWKKVAAAAAEEEQAGAQNAGDF from the coding sequence GTGACCGCTTCAAAGAAATATATAAACCGGGATTTGAGCTGGATCGAATTCAACCGCAGAGTATTGGAAGAGGCGGAAGACGCGACGACGCCGCTGCTTGAGCGTTTTCAGTTTTTATCGATCGTAACGAGCAATCTGGACGAATTCATGAGCGTTCGCGTGGCCGGGTTGAAGGATCAACTGCGGGCGGGGTTCAACAAGCCCGATTTTACCGGCTATACTCCGCAAGGATTGACCAAACGGCTGGCCAAGCGGATCAACCGGATGGTGAAGGATCAATACAAGGCGTACCGGGAGCTGATGCGGGCGATCGCCAAGGAAGGCGTCGTCTTCGTCAAATGGCCGGATTTGACCGAAGAGCAAAAAGAAGAATTGGCCTCGTACTTTCAGCAGATCGTCTATCCGGTGCTGACGCCGATGGCGGTCGATTCGAGCCGGCCGTTTCCGCTCGTGCACAGCAAGGAGCTGTACATGGCCGTCGTCTTGCGGCCCGATACCGAAGGGGACAAGCAGGAAGAGCGAACCTATTGCGCGATCGTCCAAGTGCCTTCGATCCTGCCTCGAACGGTTCCGGTTCCGGGACGCAGAGGAACGCGCAGGCACTATTTCATCATGCTCGAAGACTTGATCAAGGAGCAGATCGGTCGGCTGTTCAGCGGCTACGCGACCGAAGCGGTACACGCTTTCCGCGTGACGCGGAATTCGGATCTTACGCTTAATGAAGAAGGCGCGGAGGATTTGCTGGCGGAAATCGAGAAGGAGCTTCGCCGCCGCCGCCGGGGGTTTCCCGTCCGGCTGGAAATCGAGAAAGGCATGCACGAGGACGCTCGCGAATTGCTAGCCGACGAACTGGAGCTGGCCGACGACGAAATCGAGGAGATCGACGGACCGTTGGACTTGTCGTTTTTGTCCCGGTTCGCGGGCTCGCTGCCGAACGCCGAACATCTCCGCTATCCCCGAGTAGAGCCGGTCTATCCGGCGGAATTCGAGGAAACGGACGACATGCTGTCGGCGGTGCGGGAGCGGGACGTGCTCGTCTACCATCCTTACGAATCGTTCGAAGCGGTCAACGATTTCATCAGCGAGGCGGCGGAAGATCCGGAAGTGCTCGCGATCAAAATGACGCTCTACCGGGTCAACGCGAATTCGATTCTCGTGCAGGCGCTCGCCGCGGCGGCCGAATCGGGCAAGCAGGTAACCGTTGTCGTGGAGCTTAAGGCGCGGTTCGACGAGGAGCGGAACATCGCCTGGGCGAGACAGCTGGAGAAAGCGGGATGCCATGTCGTCTACGGGCTGGTCGGCCTGAAAACCCACGCGAAAATTACGCTCGTCGTCCGGCGGGAAAACGGGCTGCTCCGCAGGTACGTCCATGTCGGAACGGGGAACTACAACGAAAACACGGCCCGTTTGTATACGGACGCCGGCCTGTTTACTTGCGATCCCGAGATCGGGGAGGATGCTTCCGCCCTGTTCAACGAAATGACCGGATACTCGACGCCCCACGACTGGCGTTCGATCGCCGTCGCCCCTTCCGGCCTGCGGCCGAAGCTGTTCGAGCTGATCGACCGGGAAATCGCCTTCGCCCGGGAAGGAAAACCGGCCCGCATTCTGGCGAAGATGAACTCGCTGTCGAACCAGTCGATAATCGACAAGCTTTACGAGGCTTCGGCGGCCGGCGTCAAAATCGATCTGATCGTCCGCGGCGTCTGCTGCCTCCGGCCGGGCGTTCCCGGCCTGAGCGAAAACGTGCGCGTCATCAGCATCGTGGACCGGTACCTGGAGCATTCCCGCATTTTGGCGGTCGGCGGCGGAGGCAAGGAAGAAGTGTTTATTTCGAGCGCCGACTGGATGACGCGGAATTTGATTCGCCGCGTGGAATTGCTCTGTCCGGTTTATGACCCCGGGCTGAAAAAGATGCTCGTCAACTTGCTGGAGTTGAATTTGCATGACAATGTAAAGGCGCGGGAGCTTCAGGCGGACGGCGGCTACAAGCGCGTCGCTCCGAAGGCCGGCGAGGCGCCGCTGCGCAGCCAGTTTGCGGCCGCCGATATTTTGCTGTGGAAAAAAGTGGCCGCAGCCGCGGCGGAGGAAGAGCAGGCGGGCGCGCAAAACGCCGGGGATTTTTGA
- a CDS encoding glutamate decarboxylase has translation MWTVIYIAPTAKIAERIQKRLTEEGFLVQVRPINLTKPQYEILVPSGEVQEVQEVLGSILHM, from the coding sequence ATGTGGACGGTCATCTACATCGCGCCGACCGCTAAAATCGCGGAACGGATTCAGAAGCGCCTCACGGAGGAAGGCTTTCTCGTGCAGGTGCGCCCCATCAACCTGACCAAGCCTCAATATGAGATATTGGTGCCGTCCGGCGAAGTGCAGGAAGTGCAGGAAGTGCTCGGAAGCATTTTGCATATGTAA
- the pyk gene encoding pyruvate kinase: MRKTKIVCTIGPASESLENTKKLIQAGMNVARLNFSHGDYEEHGKRILNIRQACKELGKTVAILLDTKGPEIRLGKLKEEPIELVQGETITLTTEEILGDKERIPVTYKDLPQDVSVGSTILIDDGLIGLSVLDVQGTEIKCEIVNSGQIKSKKGVNVPGVAISMPGITEKDANDIRFGIEQGVDFIAASFVRRASDVLEIREILERHDARHIQIISKIENQQGVDNLDEILEVSDGLMVARGDLGVEIPAEEVPLVQKLMIEKCNQAGKPVITATQMLDSMQRNPRPTRAEASDVANAILDGTDAIMLSGETAAGKYPFESVATMSRIAERTEAALHYREIFQKQAKAQQTTVTEAISQAVANSALDLDAKAIVTSTESGYTARMVSKYRPKSPIIAVTPQEQVLRRLQLVWGVVPVQGTMADTTDGMFEIAVEGALQSGIVRVGDTIIITAGVPVGRSGTTNLIKIHHIGELITQGQGIGSQSATGKVVTARTPDEAVAKMTEGAVLVAPSTDKEYMPAFQKAAAVVTESGGITCHAAVVGLNLGIPVIVGVADALEKLSDGMEITLYAEKGVIYSGQAKVL; this comes from the coding sequence ATGCGCAAAACAAAAATCGTCTGTACGATCGGTCCGGCAAGCGAATCGCTGGAAAACACAAAAAAGCTTATCCAAGCCGGCATGAACGTAGCCCGTCTCAACTTTTCGCACGGGGATTACGAAGAACACGGCAAGCGGATTTTGAACATCCGGCAAGCTTGCAAGGAGCTCGGCAAGACGGTCGCGATTTTGCTCGACACGAAAGGTCCCGAAATTCGCCTCGGCAAGCTGAAGGAAGAGCCGATCGAGCTCGTTCAGGGCGAGACGATCACGCTGACGACGGAAGAAATTTTGGGCGATAAAGAGCGTATCCCGGTTACGTACAAGGACTTGCCGCAAGACGTCAGCGTCGGTTCGACGATCCTGATCGACGACGGCCTGATCGGGCTCAGCGTCCTGGACGTGCAGGGGACGGAAATCAAGTGCGAGATCGTGAACAGCGGACAAATCAAGAGCAAAAAGGGCGTCAACGTGCCCGGCGTCGCCATCTCGATGCCCGGCATCACCGAAAAGGACGCGAACGACATCCGTTTCGGCATCGAGCAGGGCGTCGATTTCATCGCGGCTTCGTTCGTTCGCCGGGCGAGCGACGTGCTGGAAATCCGCGAAATTTTGGAGCGCCACGATGCGCGCCACATCCAGATCATTTCGAAAATCGAGAATCAGCAGGGCGTGGACAACCTCGACGAAATTTTAGAGGTTTCGGACGGGCTCATGGTCGCCCGCGGCGACCTCGGCGTCGAAATTCCGGCCGAAGAAGTTCCCCTCGTGCAAAAATTGATGATCGAAAAGTGCAACCAGGCCGGCAAGCCGGTCATTACCGCTACCCAAATGCTCGATTCCATGCAGCGCAACCCGCGCCCGACGCGGGCAGAAGCGTCCGACGTCGCGAACGCGATTCTGGACGGAACCGATGCGATCATGCTGTCCGGCGAAACGGCCGCGGGCAAATATCCGTTCGAATCCGTCGCGACGATGTCCCGCATCGCCGAGCGCACGGAAGCGGCTTTGCATTACCGCGAAATTTTCCAAAAGCAGGCGAAAGCGCAGCAGACGACCGTTACCGAGGCGATCAGCCAGGCGGTAGCGAACTCCGCGCTCGATCTCGACGCGAAAGCGATCGTTACGTCGACGGAGAGCGGCTATACGGCCCGCATGGTATCCAAATACCGCCCGAAATCGCCGATCATCGCCGTTACGCCGCAGGAGCAGGTGCTTCGCCGCCTGCAGCTCGTATGGGGCGTCGTGCCGGTGCAGGGAACGATGGCCGACACGACCGACGGCATGTTTGAAATCGCCGTGGAAGGCGCCCTGCAATCGGGCATCGTCCGCGTCGGGGATACGATTATCATTACCGCGGGCGTTCCGGTCGGCCGTTCCGGCACGACGAACCTGATCAAAATTCACCACATCGGCGAATTGATCACGCAAGGGCAAGGAATCGGCTCCCAAAGCGCGACCGGCAAAGTCGTGACCGCGCGCACGCCGGACGAAGCCGTGGCGAAAATGACCGAAGGCGCCGTTCTGGTCGCTCCGTCGACGGACAAGGAATATATGCCGGCATTCCAGAAGGCCGCCGCCGTCGTTACGGAGAGCGGAGGCATTACGTGCCATGCGGCCGTCGTCGGCCTCAACCTCGGCATCCCGGTCATCGTCGGCGTCGCCGACGCCCTGGAAAAGCTGTCCGACGGCATGGAAATTACGCTGTACGCCGAAAAAGGCGTCATCTATTCCGGCCAGGCGAAAGTGCTGTAA
- a CDS encoding acyl-CoA thioesterase, with protein MGDWFLHALRVRYQETDRMKVVYHTNYVTWFEIGRTEWIRQAGIAYRDIEEKGLLLPVVRLEANFHQPASYDDRVTVCTRVTEMTKVRLRFEYRIMLGDLTQNGQIRHADPAPEGKLLASGGTLHGWVNGDWKPARLDREAPEVYATLVELAKKTGANGETDSASST; from the coding sequence TTGGGCGATTGGTTTCTTCACGCGCTTCGCGTCCGGTACCAAGAGACCGACCGGATGAAGGTGGTTTATCATACGAATTACGTCACCTGGTTTGAAATCGGAAGGACGGAATGGATTCGCCAGGCGGGAATCGCATACCGCGATATCGAGGAAAAAGGGCTGCTTCTGCCGGTCGTGCGCCTGGAAGCGAACTTTCATCAACCCGCAAGCTACGACGATCGGGTCACCGTCTGCACGAGGGTGACGGAGATGACCAAAGTTCGCCTGCGTTTCGAATATCGCATCATGCTTGGCGATTTGACGCAAAACGGGCAAATCCGCCATGCGGACCCTGCGCCCGAAGGCAAGCTTCTGGCAAGCGGAGGCACGCTGCACGGCTGGGTGAACGGGGACTGGAAGCCGGCCCGGCTGGACAGGGAGGCGCCGGAGGTATATGCGACCCTCGTCGAACTTGCAAAAAAAACCGGCGCGAACGGCGAAACGGATTCGGCCTCTTCTACGTAG
- a CDS encoding YtrH family sporulation protein encodes MNRIYAQATLDFFIAFGVVLGAAVLAGMASFFLWRSPVETMLDIAGRIKIWAVVVAIGGSIDPIRVIESHVMKGYLSPAVEQIGYILCAFLGAHLATELIQWMCRDAG; translated from the coding sequence ATGAACCGGATCTATGCGCAAGCGACGCTGGATTTTTTCATCGCGTTCGGCGTCGTGCTCGGCGCGGCCGTGCTCGCGGGAATGGCTTCTTTTTTTCTGTGGCGGTCGCCCGTCGAAACGATGCTGGACATCGCGGGCCGAATCAAAATATGGGCGGTCGTCGTCGCCATCGGCGGCTCGATCGATCCGATCCGCGTCATCGAGTCGCACGTCATGAAAGGCTATCTGTCTCCGGCCGTCGAGCAGATCGGCTATATTTTATGCGCCTTCCTCGGCGCGCATCTGGCGACGGAGCTCATCCAGTGGATGTGCCGGGACGCGGGGTGA
- a CDS encoding YtpI family protein: MLISVLQWTFSLSVVVLSVLAVYNSYRSRRNADPVLRGLYGARTNIFIGLTLSVLALVQMVLFTGSTVRVIVGAVFLLMGLFNLFAGIRNHSVFTKLRSSAR, encoded by the coding sequence TTGTTAATATCCGTGCTTCAATGGACGTTTTCCCTGTCCGTCGTCGTGTTGTCGGTGCTTGCCGTCTACAACAGCTACCGTTCCCGCCGGAATGCCGATCCGGTGCTGCGCGGCCTTTACGGGGCCCGGACGAACATCTTTATCGGGCTGACGCTCTCCGTTCTCGCGCTCGTTCAGATGGTTCTGTTTACCGGCTCGACCGTCCGCGTCATCGTCGGCGCCGTTTTCCTGCTGATGGGGCTGTTCAACCTGTTTGCGGGCATCCGCAACCATTCGGTTTTCACGAAACTCCGATCGTCTGCGCGATAA
- a CDS encoding FxsA family protein has product MRKKYGLWLVLAVAAEIAGIVVVADWIGAGSTFGLLLLGVVAGALLAQTEGRKAWMEAQRQFQSGGAPGHAMLNGLCILAGGLLLIIPGFLSDIVGLTLLLPFTRPLYKGWLYHWLERKFRSGSFRIYGGPMR; this is encoded by the coding sequence ATGAGAAAAAAATACGGCTTATGGCTTGTCTTGGCCGTCGCGGCGGAAATTGCGGGCATCGTCGTTGTCGCCGATTGGATCGGAGCGGGCTCGACATTCGGTTTGCTGCTGCTCGGCGTCGTTGCCGGCGCGCTGCTCGCGCAGACGGAAGGCCGCAAAGCCTGGATGGAAGCGCAGCGGCAATTCCAATCCGGCGGTGCGCCCGGACATGCGATGCTGAACGGCCTTTGCATACTGGCGGGCGGCTTGCTGCTGATCATCCCCGGTTTTTTGTCCGATATCGTCGGGCTGACGCTGCTGCTTCCGTTTACCCGCCCGCTTTACAAAGGCTGGCTATACCATTGGCTCGAGCGCAAATTCCGCTCGGGCTCGTTTCGCATCTACGGCGGCCCGATGCGGTAA
- a CDS encoding DNA polymerase III subunit alpha — protein sequence MCEFVHLHVHSEYSLLDGASRIREMADRAAELGMKALALTDHGVLYGAIPFYKACRERGIKPIIGMEAYITAGSRHEKTSRKEQPIYHLTLLAKNGTGYRNLMKLSTIGHLEGFYYKPRIDFEALSRHAEGLVCLSGCLNGELSQHLLHDRYDEAKALALKYRELFGDDYFLELQDHGVLEQKKTAAGLLRLAEETGIPLAATNDSHYLCEDDAELQDVLICIGTGKTLDDPDRLKLDTSQLFLKSADEMAALFRHAPEAIANTARIAERCELELDFDRHVLPKFHPLPEGTTSGEYLARLSREGLARRYGWADGSRAAQPANDAGGAAGEPAEKAGRGSMAAASEGEGEGAPGTGKFRREAEERLAYELGVIGRMGFDDYFLIVWDFIRFARENGIVTGPGRGSAAGSLVAYSLFITDVDPLKHHLLFERFLNPERVTMPDIDIDFSDERRDEVIRYVAGKYGSDRVAQIITFGTLAARAAVRDVGRAMNVPYGEVDKAAKLIPPAPGMSIERAMEISPEFRALSEAGGRSAELVAMARRVEGMPRHASTHAAGVVISTEPLTDYVPLQEGTDGVPLTQYSMENLESVGLLKMDFLGLRTLSIIERTLGWIEEETGSKLDWSGISADDRETYELLGRGDTTGIFQLESAGMRRVLREMKPSSFEDIVSVIALYRPGPMEFIPQFIASKHGKAAVHYPHPSLEPILKDTYGIIVYQEQIMQIASQMAGFTLGEADLLRRAVGKKKREILDEQRQFFVRGSLRQGFGEEEANHVYDMIVRFADYGFCRAHAAAYAVLAFQTAYLKTHYPVPFMASMLTSVIGNQRKTAEYVDECRRMGISVLPPDVNESGVLFAPANSSAGRAIRFGLAAVKNVGTQAIESVLAVRREAPFADLLDFCRRVDPRTCNKRVIESLLLAGALDTFPGHRAQKYAALDEMVEAAVQWRKERDEMQLQLVLDDLGDSPNWAVELPGVSPFTQAQTLEFERELMGLYLTGHPLDEYAGLWDTLRLDRLVDLAEAPDGAPVLTAGMIVSVKPIVTKNGQAMAFLELEDRIMGVELVAFPSVWKTASSFAGKGALVLVKAKLQHGDEDFKLLADGIVPLAAPDLAAQAERLRRAGPGFGREAPAGRQAAAKAAPSTGGAGRIAARPEAGGGRAASAEAGQRRASGRRAEGQRVYVRIGERCERPEVLARLQEMLSAHPGPLQTVLFYERGHRTLALNDAYRVKPSPELLREIESLLGEGSARVK from the coding sequence ATGTGCGAATTCGTTCATTTGCACGTTCACAGCGAATACAGCCTGCTCGACGGCGCCTCCCGCATCCGGGAGATGGCCGACCGGGCGGCGGAGCTCGGCATGAAGGCGCTGGCGCTTACGGACCACGGGGTTCTGTACGGCGCCATTCCATTCTACAAGGCGTGCCGGGAGCGCGGCATCAAGCCGATTATCGGCATGGAGGCGTATATAACGGCCGGTTCGCGCCACGAGAAAACGTCGCGCAAGGAACAGCCGATCTACCATTTGACGCTGCTCGCCAAAAACGGGACGGGCTACCGCAATCTGATGAAGCTGAGCACGATCGGCCATCTGGAAGGCTTTTATTACAAGCCCCGCATCGATTTCGAAGCGTTGTCGCGCCATGCGGAGGGACTGGTCTGTCTGAGCGGCTGCCTGAACGGCGAGCTGTCGCAGCACCTGCTGCACGACCGCTACGACGAGGCCAAAGCGCTGGCGCTGAAGTACCGGGAGCTGTTCGGGGACGATTATTTTCTCGAGCTTCAGGATCACGGCGTGCTCGAGCAGAAAAAGACGGCCGCGGGCCTTTTGCGGCTCGCGGAGGAAACGGGCATCCCGCTGGCGGCGACGAACGACTCGCACTATCTTTGCGAGGACGACGCCGAGCTGCAGGACGTGCTCATCTGCATCGGCACCGGCAAAACGCTCGACGATCCCGACCGGCTGAAATTGGATACGAGCCAGCTGTTTCTGAAAAGCGCGGACGAAATGGCGGCGCTGTTCCGCCACGCGCCGGAGGCGATCGCCAATACCGCGCGCATCGCGGAGCGCTGCGAGCTGGAGCTCGACTTCGATCGGCACGTGCTGCCGAAGTTTCATCCGCTGCCGGAAGGGACGACCTCCGGCGAGTATTTGGCCCGGCTCAGCCGGGAAGGGCTGGCCCGGCGATACGGCTGGGCGGACGGGAGCCGCGCGGCGCAGCCGGCGAACGATGCCGGCGGCGCGGCGGGGGAGCCGGCCGAAAAGGCGGGACGCGGGAGCATGGCTGCGGCTTCGGAAGGCGAGGGCGAGGGCGCTCCCGGCACCGGGAAATTCCGGCGCGAGGCCGAGGAGCGGCTCGCTTACGAGCTCGGGGTCATCGGAAGAATGGGATTCGACGATTATTTTTTGATCGTGTGGGATTTTATCCGGTTCGCCCGCGAGAACGGCATCGTCACCGGCCCCGGCCGGGGGTCGGCCGCCGGAAGCCTCGTCGCCTATTCGCTGTTCATTACCGACGTCGACCCGCTCAAGCATCACCTGCTGTTCGAACGGTTCCTCAACCCGGAGCGGGTGACGATGCCCGACATCGACATCGACTTCAGCGACGAGCGCCGGGACGAGGTGATTCGCTACGTTGCCGGCAAATACGGCAGCGACCGCGTCGCGCAAATCATCACGTTCGGAACGCTCGCCGCGCGCGCCGCCGTCCGCGACGTCGGCCGCGCGATGAACGTCCCGTACGGCGAGGTCGACAAGGCGGCGAAGCTCATTCCGCCCGCCCCGGGCATGTCGATCGAGCGGGCGATGGAGATCAGCCCCGAGTTTCGCGCGCTAAGCGAGGCCGGAGGGCGATCGGCGGAGCTGGTCGCCATGGCCCGCCGCGTGGAAGGGATGCCGCGGCACGCTTCGACGCACGCCGCCGGCGTCGTCATCTCGACCGAACCGCTGACCGACTACGTTCCGCTGCAGGAAGGGACGGACGGCGTGCCGCTCACGCAATATTCGATGGAAAACCTGGAGTCGGTCGGCTTGCTGAAGATGGACTTCCTCGGCCTCCGCACGCTGTCCATCATCGAGCGGACGCTCGGCTGGATCGAGGAGGAGACCGGCAGCAAGCTGGACTGGTCCGGCATTTCCGCGGACGACAGGGAAACGTACGAGCTGCTCGGACGAGGCGATACGACCGGCATCTTCCAGCTCGAGTCGGCCGGCATGCGGCGCGTGCTCCGGGAAATGAAGCCGTCCTCGTTCGAGGACATCGTCTCGGTCATCGCGCTGTACCGGCCGGGACCGATGGAATTCATTCCGCAGTTCATCGCCTCGAAGCACGGGAAGGCGGCGGTCCATTATCCGCACCCGTCGCTGGAGCCGATTTTAAAAGATACGTACGGCATCATCGTGTACCAGGAACAGATCATGCAAATCGCGTCGCAAATGGCCGGCTTCACGCTCGGCGAAGCGGATCTGCTCCGGCGCGCCGTCGGCAAAAAGAAGCGCGAAATCCTGGACGAGCAGCGGCAATTTTTCGTTCGGGGGAGCCTGAGGCAGGGCTTCGGGGAAGAGGAGGCCAACCACGTTTACGATATGATCGTCCGGTTCGCCGATTACGGCTTTTGCCGGGCGCACGCCGCCGCGTATGCGGTGCTCGCTTTTCAGACGGCCTACTTGAAGACGCATTATCCGGTGCCTTTCATGGCGTCGATGCTGACATCGGTGATCGGCAACCAGCGAAAAACGGCGGAGTACGTCGACGAATGCAGGAGGATGGGGATTTCCGTGCTGCCGCCGGACGTCAACGAGAGCGGCGTGCTGTTTGCGCCGGCTAACTCCTCCGCCGGCCGTGCGATCCGCTTCGGTCTCGCCGCGGTCAAAAACGTCGGCACGCAGGCGATCGAGAGCGTGCTGGCGGTGCGGCGCGAGGCCCCGTTTGCCGATTTGCTCGATTTTTGCCGAAGGGTCGATCCCCGCACGTGCAACAAGCGGGTCATCGAATCGCTGCTGCTCGCCGGAGCGCTGGACACGTTCCCCGGCCATCGGGCGCAGAAGTACGCGGCGCTGGACGAAATGGTCGAAGCGGCCGTGCAGTGGCGGAAGGAACGGGATGAAATGCAGCTCCAGCTCGTGCTCGACGATCTCGGCGACTCCCCGAACTGGGCCGTCGAGTTGCCGGGGGTGTCGCCGTTCACGCAGGCGCAGACGCTGGAGTTCGAGCGCGAGCTGATGGGCTTGTACCTGACGGGCCACCCGCTCGACGAATACGCCGGGTTATGGGATACGCTCCGGCTGGACCGGCTTGTCGATCTCGCGGAAGCGCCGGACGGCGCGCCGGTGCTTACGGCCGGCATGATCGTTTCCGTCAAGCCGATCGTGACGAAAAACGGCCAGGCGATGGCGTTCCTCGAGCTGGAGGACCGGATCATGGGCGTCGAGCTGGTCGCGTTCCCGAGCGTTTGGAAGACGGCGTCCTCCTTTGCGGGGAAGGGGGCGCTCGTGCTCGTGAAGGCGAAGCTCCAGCACGGCGACGAAGACTTCAAGCTGCTCGCCGACGGCATCGTGCCGCTGGCGGCGCCGGATTTGGCCGCGCAGGCGGAGCGTCTGCGCCGCGCGGGCCCCGGCTTCGGCCGCGAGGCGCCGGCGGGGCGCCAAGCGGCCGCAAAGGCGGCGCCGTCCACCGGAGGCGCCGGGAGGATCGCGGCCCGGCCGGAAGCGGGCGGCGGGCGCGCGGCTTCCGCCGAGGCGGGGCAAAGGCGCGCTAGCGGACGCCGGGCGGAGGGCCAGCGCGTGTACGTCCGCATCGGCGAGCGTTGCGAGCGGCCGGAAGTGCTGGCCCGGCTGCAGGAGATGCTGTCCGCGCACCCCGGGCCGCTGCAGACGGTGCTGTTTTACGAGCGCGGGCACCGGACGCTGGCGCTCAACGACGCATATCGCGTCAAGCCGTCGCCCGAGCTGCTCCGCGAGATCGAGTCGCTGCTGGGAGAAGGCAGCGCGCGGGTCAAATAG